The Montipora capricornis isolate CH-2021 chromosome 3, ASM3666992v2, whole genome shotgun sequence genome window below encodes:
- the LOC138040800 gene encoding QRFP-like peptide receptor, translating to MATASLPSSCEEQQNNNLDEYSDDSDAESEKVRKAKKAKKPDNEKWSSSLICNLIDEYEARPCSNGSSASQGVSLYIALDLQIGMTIVYAIVFLVSLLGNTVMIYVTFKTRELRTTTNVLLANMAVADLLITFFSMPLCVIFLYLQNVWFPGIFGDITCKIVQYIMALSIAASILTHVFIALERYFCIVWPFKRIDFVKNPKISYSFIWCSSFALMSPYLITFRSQQYPPDEQNYCAVEFAHFKLFQIYFALVFIFLYVLPLAFITTLYILICRRLWYHKAPEVHSRAAIQTRERRNRRTVKMLVILVITFAVCWLPAHVMHLLIYFCYDTVLPDLPIAVQVVSFWACHSHSAINPLLFTLFNQNACRSILKRLSLKS from the exons ATGGCTACCGCAAGTTTGCCATCGTCCTGTgaggaacaacaaaacaataatttggacgAATATTCGGACGACAGTGACGCTGAAAGcgagaaagtgagaaaagctaaaaaagctaaaaaaccagACAACGAGAAGTGGAGTAGTAGTTTGATATGCAACCTAATAGATGAGTACGAGgcacggccat GTTCGAATGGAAGCAGTGCCAGTCAAGGTGTTAGCCTTTATATTGCGCTGGATCTTCAAATTGGAATGACGATTGTTTACGCCATAGTGTTCTTGGTTTCGTTGCTGGGCAACACGGTAATGATCTACGTCACTTTTAAGACACGCGAATTAAGGACAACAACCAATGTGCTACTGGCGAATATGGCAGTGGCCGACCTGCTGATAACATTCTTCTCCATGCCATTATGTGTGATTTTCCTGTACCTTCAAAATGTATGGTTCCCTGGGATTTTCGGCGACATCACGTGCAAAATCGTGCAATACATAATGGCACTCTCGATCGCGGCCTCGATTTTGACGCATGTTTTCATTGCGCTCGAACGCTATTTTTGTATAGTATGGCCCTTCAAGCGCATAGATTTTGTCAAAAATCCAAAGATAAGTTATTCGTTCATTTGGTGCAGCTCCTTTGCTCTAATGAGCCCATATCTTATAACCTTCAGAAGCCAACAATACCCACCCGATGAACAGAATTATTGCGCTGTAGAATTTGCGCACTTTAAACTCTTTCAGATTTACTTCGCActcgtttttatttttctctacGTTTTACCGCTTGCTTTTATTACAACACTGTACATTTTGATCTGTCGAAGGCTTTGGTATCACAAAGCACCTGAAGTCCATTCACGGGCGGCTATCCAAACCAGAGAACGGCGTAACAGGAGAACTGTCAAAATGCTTGTCATTCTCGTTATCACTTTTGCAGTTTGTTGGCTTCCCGCCCACGTGATGCATCTGTTGATTTACTTCTGCTACGACACGGTTTTACCTGACTTGCCTATCGCTGTGCAGGTGGTGTCTTTCTGGGCGTGTCATTCACACAGTGCAATCAACCCCCTTCTTTTCACCTTATTcaatcaaaatgcgtgccgGTCTATACTCAAGCGGCTCAGTTTGAAAAGCTAG